A stretch of the Flavobacterium aquiphilum genome encodes the following:
- a CDS encoding aminotransferase class IV, whose translation MINFNGAIVSEDTNILVQNRGFLYGDAVFETVKIVNGKILFLEDHYFRLMSSMRVIRMEIPMDFTMEYLEDQILSLVKNNKIESSSRARITVCRNDGGYYLPQNNSVSFLIQATPLENTAYSLNEGEYEVDLFKDFYVTKQLLSSIKTTNRLINVTGSIYANENGLDNCILLNETKNVVEVLQGNIFMLKGNRLITPPVSEGCLNGVMRKQILGLAKKINGIEVAEETISPFDLQKADELFVTNVIKGVQPITKYRKKEFSIEVSKTLVAKLNETLNLV comes from the coding sequence ATGATAAATTTTAATGGTGCAATAGTATCTGAGGATACAAACATATTAGTTCAAAATAGAGGTTTTTTATATGGTGATGCGGTTTTTGAAACTGTGAAAATTGTAAATGGAAAAATTCTTTTTTTAGAAGATCATTATTTTAGGTTGATGTCTTCGATGCGCGTGATCCGAATGGAGATTCCGATGGATTTTACAATGGAATATCTGGAAGATCAAATTCTTTCGTTGGTTAAAAATAATAAAATAGAATCGTCTTCCAGAGCTAGGATTACGGTTTGTCGAAATGACGGAGGATATTATTTGCCTCAAAATAATTCGGTTTCTTTTTTGATACAAGCTACCCCGCTTGAAAACACGGCTTATTCTCTGAATGAAGGAGAATATGAAGTCGATTTGTTCAAGGATTTTTATGTCACAAAGCAATTGTTGTCTTCGATAAAGACGACAAATCGTTTGATAAATGTAACAGGAAGTATTTATGCCAACGAAAATGGATTGGATAATTGTATTTTATTAAATGAGACCAAAAATGTTGTTGAGGTTTTACAAGGCAATATTTTTATGTTAAAAGGAAATCGATTAATTACGCCTCCTGTTTCTGAAGGTTGTTTGAATGGGGTTATGAGAAAACAAATTTTAGGATTGGCTAAAAAAATAAATGGTATTGAAGTCGCAGAAGAAACCATTTCGCCTTTTGATCTTCAAAAAGCGGACGAATTATTTGTGACGAATGTTATTAAAGGTGTGCAACCAATTACAAAATATAGAAAAAAAGAATTCTCGATTGAAGTTTCAAAAACGTTAGTTGCAAAACTGAATGAAACTTTAAATTTGGTTTAG
- a CDS encoding YqgE/AlgH family protein, whose protein sequence is MISEKLKKGYLLIAEPSIIGDLSFNRSVILLADHNEDGSVGFIMNKPLKYTINDLIPEINANFKIFNGGPVEQDNLYFIHNIPDLIPNSIEISSGIYWGGDFESTKDLINKGKIKKENIRFFLGYTGWEEHQLEREMEANSWIITRNNYENKIIGRPTAHFWKEQIIELGGEYLIWSNAPENPYLN, encoded by the coding sequence ATGATTTCAGAAAAATTAAAAAAAGGATATTTACTTATTGCCGAACCCTCTATAATTGGAGATTTGTCATTTAATAGATCAGTAATTCTTTTGGCAGATCATAACGAAGACGGGTCGGTAGGCTTTATCATGAACAAACCATTGAAATACACTATCAATGACTTGATTCCAGAGATAAATGCAAATTTCAAAATTTTTAATGGTGGCCCCGTTGAACAGGACAACCTGTATTTCATTCACAACATTCCAGACTTAATCCCTAATAGCATAGAAATATCGAGTGGGATTTATTGGGGTGGTGATTTTGAATCCACAAAGGATCTCATCAACAAGGGGAAGATAAAAAAAGAAAACATTCGTTTCTTTTTAGGATACACAGGATGGGAAGAACACCAACTCGAAAGAGAAATGGAAGCTAACTCCTGGATCATCACCAGAAATAATTATGAAAACAAAATAATAGGAAGACCAACTGCCCATTTCTGGAAAGAACAAATCATAGAATTGGGAGGCGAATACCTAATTTGGTCCAATGCCCCCGAAAATCCATATCTTAACTGA
- a CDS encoding HU family DNA-binding protein: MNKSELIDAIAADAGITKAAAKLALESFLGNVGGTLKKGGKVSLVGFGSWSVSSRAARDGRNPQTGKTIQIAAKNVVKFKAGAELEGAVN; this comes from the coding sequence ATGAACAAATCAGAATTAATCGACGCTATCGCTGCTGATGCAGGAATTACAAAAGCAGCTGCAAAATTGGCATTGGAATCATTTTTAGGAAATGTAGGCGGAACTTTGAAAAAAGGTGGAAAAGTATCTTTAGTAGGATTCGGTTCATGGTCAGTATCTTCAAGAGCTGCTAGAGACGGAAGAAATCCTCAAACTGGAAAAACTATTCAAATTGCTGCAAAAAATGTTGTAAAATTCAAAGCTGGTGCAGAATTAGAAGGAGCAGTAAACTAA
- the fmt gene encoding methionyl-tRNA formyltransferase codes for MEKLRIIFMGTPEFAVGILDSIIKNNYEVVGVITAADKPAGRGQKLKYSAVKEYALENNLNLLQPTNLKDQSFLEELKSLNANLQIVVAFRMLPKVVWDMPSLGTFNLHASLLPNYRGAAPINWAIINGETKTGVTTFFIDDKIDTGAMILSAETAIEPTENAGQLHDRLIYIGCDTVIETLKMIESGNVTTTIQNDPSDIKTAYKLNKENCKIDWSKSISEINNLIRGLSPYPAAWCFFSDKGEEWNVKIYETKTVLEKHSHPTGSLICTKKEMKIAVNDGYIQIVSLQFPGKKKMTASELLNGITFSEEAKVY; via the coding sequence ATGGAAAAATTACGAATTATATTTATGGGAACTCCGGAATTTGCCGTTGGTATTCTTGATTCCATAATCAAAAACAATTACGAAGTAGTTGGAGTAATCACCGCTGCTGACAAGCCGGCCGGAAGAGGACAAAAACTAAAATATTCGGCAGTAAAGGAATATGCACTTGAAAACAACTTAAACTTATTACAGCCTACTAATTTAAAAGACCAAAGTTTCCTTGAAGAATTAAAATCATTGAACGCAAATCTTCAAATTGTTGTCGCGTTTAGAATGTTGCCAAAAGTAGTTTGGGACATGCCTTCATTGGGAACATTTAATCTTCACGCTTCGCTTTTACCTAATTATAGAGGGGCAGCTCCAATAAACTGGGCAATTATCAATGGAGAAACAAAAACAGGTGTAACCACTTTTTTTATAGATGACAAAATAGACACAGGAGCAATGATCCTAAGTGCAGAAACAGCAATAGAACCTACAGAAAATGCCGGACAATTGCACGACAGGTTAATATATATAGGATGCGACACTGTTATAGAAACTCTAAAAATGATCGAAAGCGGAAATGTAACAACTACAATACAAAATGATCCTTCGGATATCAAAACCGCATACAAACTAAACAAAGAGAACTGCAAAATTGATTGGTCAAAATCAATTTCGGAAATTAATAATTTAATCCGTGGATTAAGCCCCTATCCTGCTGCCTGGTGTTTCTTTAGTGACAAAGGCGAAGAATGGAATGTGAAAATTTATGAGACCAAAACTGTTCTTGAAAAACATTCTCATCCAACTGGAAGCCTGATTTGTACCAAAAAAGAAATGAAAATTGCGGTAAATGACGGCTATATTCAAATAGTATCTCTTCAATTTCCGGGCAAAAAGAAAATGACCGCTTCAGAATTATTAAATGGTATTACTTTTTCGGAGGAAGCGAAAGTCTACTAA
- a CDS encoding RecQ family ATP-dependent DNA helicase, with protein MPEALAILQKYWQHYSFRSLQKEIIDSVLSGEDTFALMPTGGGKSVCFQVPAMMNEGICLVISPLVALMKDQVANLQNRGIKAIALTGGIRSEEMIDLLDNCQFGNYKFLYVSPERLQSDWILERIKNLPINLITIDEAHCVSQWGHDFRPAYLKISTLKTFFPKVPFLALTATATPRVKEDIIKELGLHSPKQFEKSFARKNIAYMVFEVEDKLFRIQQILKKNPQPSIIYVRNRKACLDISTQLQSLGFKATFYHGGLTSREKEQNMQLWMDEKVQVIVATNAFGMGIDKPNVKTVIHIQLPENMENYYQEAGRAGRNGEKAYAVLLTSPSDIIQTENQFINILPDKAFLNTMYIKLCNYFQIAYGEGINEEFTFNLHHFCLKYGFPDLKTFNAIRFLDGQGVLTLSQEFSEKITLQFLISSKEVIRYTSLNPNDEEIILTILRTYPGVYDMQTAFNLPLIAKKSHHSESEVLAVLHKLKDKEIIDYHSKNNDATLTFNEIREDERTINKVAKYLARQNDLKKEQLQSVLNYVKEKNICKSKMILDYFGEKATTNCGICSYCITLNKPKKDYQTLSKKIVTLLQTEDLNSREIQDKTKSTADDVIFVLQQLLKDELLIIQKNNKYTLKT; from the coding sequence ATGCCGGAAGCATTAGCGATTCTTCAAAAATATTGGCAGCATTATTCCTTCAGATCACTCCAAAAAGAAATAATTGATTCGGTTTTGAGTGGTGAGGACACATTTGCCCTGATGCCCACCGGTGGCGGTAAATCGGTATGTTTTCAGGTTCCGGCCATGATGAACGAAGGGATTTGTCTGGTTATTTCTCCGCTGGTTGCCTTGATGAAAGACCAAGTTGCCAATTTGCAAAACCGAGGAATTAAAGCCATTGCTTTGACGGGAGGCATCCGATCTGAAGAAATGATTGATTTGCTGGACAATTGTCAATTTGGGAATTATAAATTTCTGTATGTTTCTCCTGAACGATTGCAATCGGATTGGATTTTGGAACGCATAAAAAACCTTCCCATAAATCTGATAACCATAGACGAAGCGCATTGTGTTTCGCAATGGGGACATGATTTTCGTCCTGCTTATTTGAAGATTTCGACATTAAAAACCTTTTTCCCAAAAGTTCCATTTTTGGCTTTGACCGCCACAGCCACACCTAGGGTAAAAGAAGATATTATTAAAGAATTGGGACTACACAGCCCAAAGCAGTTTGAGAAATCTTTTGCTCGAAAGAATATTGCCTATATGGTTTTTGAGGTGGAAGACAAACTTTTCAGGATACAGCAAATCCTCAAAAAAAATCCACAACCTTCCATCATATATGTTAGAAATAGAAAAGCGTGTCTGGACATTTCGACCCAACTACAAAGTTTAGGATTCAAAGCCACATTTTATCACGGAGGTCTTACTTCAAGAGAAAAAGAGCAAAACATGCAACTCTGGATGGATGAAAAAGTACAGGTTATTGTTGCCACAAATGCTTTTGGGATGGGAATTGACAAACCGAATGTCAAAACCGTTATCCATATTCAGTTGCCTGAAAACATGGAAAACTACTATCAAGAGGCCGGACGAGCAGGAAGAAACGGTGAAAAAGCATATGCTGTTTTGTTGACAAGCCCCTCGGATATCATCCAAACCGAAAACCAATTCATAAATATTCTTCCGGACAAAGCTTTCCTGAATACCATGTACATCAAGCTCTGCAATTATTTTCAAATAGCCTACGGAGAGGGAATTAACGAGGAATTTACTTTTAACCTGCATCATTTTTGTTTGAAATATGGATTTCCGGACCTAAAAACTTTTAATGCGATTCGGTTTTTGGACGGACAGGGAGTTTTGACATTGTCACAGGAATTTTCGGAAAAAATCACATTGCAGTTTTTGATTTCTTCTAAAGAGGTTATTCGCTATACAAGTTTGAACCCCAATGACGAAGAAATCATTCTGACCATCCTAAGAACTTATCCTGGTGTTTATGACATGCAAACTGCCTTCAACCTACCATTGATTGCTAAAAAATCGCATCACTCGGAATCTGAGGTTTTGGCAGTATTACACAAATTGAAAGACAAAGAAATTATAGATTACCATTCTAAAAATAATGATGCGACTCTAACCTTCAACGAAATCAGGGAAGACGAAAGAACCATCAATAAAGTTGCCAAATATTTGGCTAGACAAAACGACCTCAAAAAAGAACAACTCCAATCGGTATTGAATTATGTAAAGGAGAAGAATATTTGCAAAAGCAAAATGATTTTGGACTATTTTGGAGAAAAAGCAACTACCAATTGTGGCATCTGTTCCTACTGCATAACGCTGAACAAACCGAAAAAGGATTACCAGACTCTTTCAAAAAAAATCGTGACTTTGTTGCAAACTGAAGATTTAAATTCGAGAGAAATACAAGACAAGACAAAAAGTACCGCAGACGATGTTATCTTTGTACTGCAACAATTATTGAAAGATGAACTTTTGATAATTCAAAAAAACAATAAATACACTTTAAAAACCTAA
- a CDS encoding ATP-binding protein: MQKEIIVIIGGPGTGKSSIIKELETKGYCCYPEISREVTLEAQKRGIEQLFLEDPLLFSQMLLDGRINQFKSAEKEPHQLVFIDRGIPDVVAYLDFIGDDFPEHFDSACRENVYSKIFMLPPWEEIYESDSERYENFEQSKTIYKHLKKTYTDYGYNLIEVPKDTVDNRILFILDKI; the protein is encoded by the coding sequence GTGCAGAAAGAAATTATCGTTATCATTGGCGGTCCCGGTACAGGAAAAAGCTCTATTATTAAAGAATTGGAAACGAAAGGCTATTGTTGTTATCCCGAAATTTCCCGAGAAGTTACGCTTGAAGCCCAAAAAAGAGGAATTGAACAATTGTTTCTGGAGGATCCTTTATTGTTTAGCCAAATGTTGCTAGATGGTAGGATCAACCAATTTAAAAGTGCCGAAAAAGAGCCTCACCAATTGGTCTTTATTGACAGAGGTATTCCGGATGTTGTTGCTTATCTTGACTTTATTGGGGATGATTTTCCTGAACATTTTGACAGTGCCTGTCGTGAGAATGTGTATTCAAAAATTTTCATGCTTCCGCCTTGGGAAGAGATTTATGAAAGCGACAGCGAGCGTTATGAAAATTTTGAACAGTCAAAAACCATTTATAAACACCTCAAAAAAACCTACACCGATTATGGCTATAATCTAATTGAGGTACCAAAAGATACTGTAGATAACAGAATTCTTTTTATATTGGACAAAATTTAG
- a CDS encoding DUF493 family protein, whose translation MDDNKEKKTAEFYERLKAELDLSNSWPAEYLFKFIVPTTEENIQKVEDAFNCMGAVIKTTKSRTGKFTSVSVDVTVKDSQEIIDKYQELSTIEGIVSL comes from the coding sequence ATGGACGACAATAAAGAAAAAAAGACCGCAGAGTTTTACGAAAGACTAAAGGCCGAATTGGATCTTAGTAATTCTTGGCCTGCAGAATATTTGTTTAAATTTATAGTTCCCACAACCGAGGAAAATATCCAAAAAGTGGAAGATGCATTTAATTGTATGGGAGCCGTAATCAAAACAACAAAATCAAGAACAGGGAAGTTTACCAGCGTTTCTGTAGATGTAACGGTCAAAGATTCACAAGAAATAATAGATAAGTACCAAGAATTATCCACTATAGAAGGTATAGTTTCCTTATAA
- a CDS encoding DUF4290 domain-containing protein, translating to MIEKYKKENANDVVFNLEYNSERKPLIIPEYGRHLQKLIEQATLIEDDAERNKAAKYIIQVMGSLNPHLRDVPDFQHKLWDQLFIMSDFKLVADSPYPIPSREVLQLKPDVLKYPQNYPKYRYYGNNIKYMIDVANKWEEGEMKSALVKVIANHMKKSYLSWNKDTVKDDVIFEHLYELSDGKLNLLQSSEELLNTTDLLRTNKRISNKTGPSGQPKIQSNKNKTGKLKPFQKNK from the coding sequence ATGATCGAAAAATATAAAAAAGAAAATGCGAATGATGTAGTTTTCAATTTGGAATACAATTCCGAAAGAAAACCCTTAATCATTCCTGAGTATGGTCGTCATTTGCAAAAATTGATCGAGCAGGCTACCCTTATTGAAGATGATGCAGAACGCAACAAAGCGGCAAAATACATCATTCAGGTGATGGGAAGCTTGAACCCGCACCTGCGTGACGTGCCTGATTTTCAGCATAAACTTTGGGACCAACTTTTCATTATGTCCGATTTTAAGTTAGTGGCCGATTCGCCTTATCCTATTCCGTCAAGAGAAGTGTTGCAACTGAAACCGGATGTTTTGAAATACCCTCAAAACTATCCAAAATACAGATATTACGGTAACAACATCAAGTACATGATTGACGTTGCCAATAAATGGGAAGAAGGAGAAATGAAAAGTGCATTGGTGAAAGTAATTGCCAATCACATGAAAAAATCCTATTTGAGTTGGAATAAGGACACGGTAAAAGACGATGTGATTTTTGAGCATCTTTATGAATTGTCAGATGGGAAACTTAATTTACTGCAAAGTTCAGAGGAGTTGTTAAATACTACCGATTTGCTAAGAACCAATAAAAGAATTTCCAATAAAACAGGACCTTCAGGGCAACCAAAAATTCAAAGCAACAAGAATAAAACGGGAAAATTAAAACCGTTTCAAAAGAACAAATAA
- the murA gene encoding UDP-N-acetylglucosamine 1-carboxyvinyltransferase, with amino-acid sequence MEVFKIEGGVRLKGEVIPQGAKNEALQILCAVLLTPEKVTINNIPDIIDINKLIKLLGNLGVKIEKLGAGSYTFQSDEVNVGYLETEAFKKEGGSLRGSIMIVGPLLARYGKGYIPKPGGDKIGRRRLDTHFEGFINLGAKFRYNREDHFYGVEAPDGLVGANMLLDEASVTGTANIVMSAVLAKGITTIYNAACEPYLQQLCKMLNSMGAKITGVGSNLLTIEGVEKLGGCTHRILPDMIEIGSWIGLAAMTRSEITIKDVSWENLGLIPNVFRKLGITLEKRGDDIYIPEHKDGYEVKTDIDGSILTIADAPWPGFTPDLLSIVLVVATQAKGDVLIHQKMFESRLFFVDKLIDMGAKIMLCDPHRAVVIGHDFKSVLKATTMSSPDIRAGISLLIAALSAKGTSTIQNIEQIDRGYERIDERLRAIGAKIVREKQ; translated from the coding sequence ATGGAAGTTTTCAAAATAGAAGGAGGCGTTCGTCTAAAAGGAGAGGTAATACCTCAAGGGGCAAAAAACGAAGCATTGCAAATTTTGTGTGCTGTACTTTTAACGCCGGAAAAAGTAACAATCAACAATATCCCGGATATTATCGATATCAATAAATTGATAAAACTTTTGGGGAATTTGGGAGTTAAAATTGAAAAATTAGGAGCGGGTTCTTATACTTTTCAATCAGATGAGGTAAATGTTGGGTATCTAGAAACTGAAGCTTTCAAGAAAGAGGGAGGCTCGCTTCGTGGTTCTATCATGATTGTTGGGCCACTTTTGGCACGTTATGGAAAAGGATATATCCCAAAACCAGGTGGAGACAAAATTGGTCGTAGAAGATTGGATACCCATTTTGAAGGATTCATTAATTTAGGAGCTAAATTTAGATACAACAGAGAAGACCATTTTTATGGAGTAGAAGCTCCAGATGGACTTGTCGGTGCTAATATGTTATTGGACGAAGCTTCTGTTACAGGAACTGCAAATATTGTGATGTCGGCAGTTTTAGCCAAAGGAATAACAACAATTTACAATGCTGCCTGTGAGCCTTATTTGCAACAACTTTGCAAAATGCTAAATTCTATGGGGGCTAAAATCACCGGAGTAGGATCAAATTTATTGACTATTGAAGGTGTTGAAAAATTGGGCGGTTGTACCCACAGAATTTTACCGGATATGATTGAAATTGGCTCTTGGATTGGTCTTGCGGCTATGACAAGAAGCGAAATCACAATCAAAGATGTAAGTTGGGAGAATCTAGGTTTGATTCCAAATGTATTCAGAAAACTCGGAATTACTTTGGAAAAACGTGGAGATGATATTTATATCCCGGAACACAAAGATGGTTACGAAGTAAAAACAGATATTGATGGTTCAATCCTTACTATTGCCGATGCACCTTGGCCAGGATTCACCCCTGATTTATTAAGTATCGTATTAGTCGTTGCCACACAAGCCAAAGGTGATGTCTTGATTCACCAAAAAATGTTCGAAAGCCGTTTGTTCTTCGTTGATAAACTTATCGATATGGGAGCAAAAATTATGTTGTGTGATCCGCACAGGGCTGTAGTTATTGGTCATGATTTTAAATCGGTATTGAAAGCGACAACAATGTCATCTCCTGATATTCGTGCAGGAATCTCATTATTGATTGCGGCATTGTCTGCCAAAGGAACCAGCACAATCCAAAATATTGAGCAAATTGATAGAGGATATGAGCGAATCGACGAACGTTTAAGAGCGATTGGAGCCAAAATAGTTCGAGAAAAACAATAA
- a CDS encoding cation diffusion facilitator family transporter: protein MSNEEKAVKATYFSIIGNTSLALIKGAAGFFGNSYALIADAIESTTDIFASFLVLFGIKYSNRPADENHPYGHGRAEPLITFLVVGFLITSATIIGYESIVNIQTSHDLPKSWTLYVLGAIILWKEYSFRLVMRRSKETNSSSLKADAWHHRSDALTSVAAFIGISIALFFGKGYEAADDWAALFAALFIIYNSYLIFRPALGEIMDEHLYDDLVEEIREVSHEVNGIIDTEKCFIRKAGMKYHVDLHARVKGSITVKEGHDLAHLLKDTLREKIPELGHVLIHIEPD from the coding sequence ATGTCTAATGAAGAAAAAGCTGTAAAGGCAACCTATTTCAGTATAATTGGGAATACTTCTTTGGCTCTTATAAAAGGTGCGGCCGGCTTTTTTGGAAATTCCTATGCTCTGATTGCTGATGCCATTGAATCAACAACCGATATTTTTGCTTCATTTTTGGTTTTGTTTGGTATAAAATATTCCAACAGGCCCGCTGATGAAAATCATCCTTATGGACATGGAAGAGCCGAACCATTAATTACTTTTTTGGTGGTTGGTTTTTTAATTACCTCTGCTACAATTATTGGTTATGAGAGTATTGTAAATATCCAAACGTCGCATGATTTGCCAAAATCTTGGACACTGTATGTGCTTGGCGCTATTATTCTTTGGAAAGAATATTCGTTTAGATTGGTGATGAGAAGAAGTAAGGAAACCAACAGTTCTTCGCTGAAAGCTGATGCTTGGCATCACAGAAGCGATGCTCTGACTTCGGTTGCTGCGTTTATTGGAATCTCAATTGCGTTATTTTTTGGAAAAGGATATGAAGCGGCCGATGATTGGGCAGCTTTATTTGCCGCTTTGTTTATAATTTATAACAGTTACCTGATTTTTAGACCGGCGCTTGGCGAAATTATGGACGAGCATTTGTATGATGATTTAGTTGAGGAAATCAGGGAGGTTTCGCATGAAGTGAATGGTATTATCGATACCGAAAAATGTTTTATCAGAAAAGCGGGAATGAAATATCATGTTGACCTTCATGCCAGAGTAAAAGGATCAATTACAGTAAAGGAAGGACATGATTTGGCCCATTTGCTAAAAGATACACTTCGGGAGAAAATACCGGAATTGGGACATGTTCTTATTCATATTGAGCCGGATTAG